The window TCTTTTAAAAGTAATAATTTACCAGTCCATTCAGCTATTCATTTGGGTTTTTAGGAAGACTGTAGTAACTTTTAAAGGTAGTTTAACCAAACCCATATAGCCTTGATACTGAAATCCTTTGCTACAAATGAACATTCAACAGCCATTTATTTTGGCAGGCAACACAGGCACTTGAAAAAAGATCACGAGGTGAATTGTATCAATCGGCGTGACTGCCTAGGGATCTTAGGTGGATCGCTTGCAAGCCTTGCTCTTACTTCGAGCTCGCAACCGGAGAAGACTAACAGCGATCTGCCGGTCGTCGATACTCATTTGCACTGTTTTGCTGGCCCCGACAACAATAAATTTCCTTATCATCCCAATGGACCCTATCGACCTGATTCAGCTGCAACCGTAGAAGACCTGCTGAGTTGTATGGACGGGGCAGGGATTAAGTACGCAATTGTTGTACATCCTGAACCGTATCAGGACGACCATCGCTACCTTGATCATTGTTTGGAAGTTGGTGGGGGCCGACTTAAGGGTACCTGTCTGTTTTTCGCTGACCAACCTGATTCGCTCGCTGCGATGCCATCCTTTTTAAAAGACCGTGAAGGAAGTATTATCGCGTCACGGGTTCATGCTTACGCTCCCGATCGATTGCCTCCGTTTGGGAAACCGGAACTCCGCAAATGGTGGCGTAGTGTCGCTGATGCCGGCGTTGCCGTGCAGTTGCATTTTGAACCCCGCTATGCTTCAGGTTTCGAAGGTTACATTCGGGAATTCTCAGATACCACTGTGATCATCGATCATCTTGGGCGTCCGTTTCAAGGATCCCCGGAGGAATATGCCAGAGTATTACGCTGGGCTGACTTTCCTAACACAGTAATGAAGCTAGCATCGATCCCAAAAGCGGAGCAGTATCCTCACCAGGACATCAGGCCGATCATCCGCCAATTGACAAGTGCCTGGGGTGCCGAACGGATGATCTATGGCGGGGGCTTCAATACAGATGCGACACCAGACTCCTATCGCCGCTACCGTCAGGACTTGGTAGGACACCTCTCGCACCTCTCCTCACTGGAACAGGCAGCAATACTCGGTGGTAATGCGGCACAACTTTTCGGCTGGAGCTAAGTAATCCTATGGAATTAATCATTATTTGTTAAGGCCTCTCAATTTCTCTGGTTATCGAAAGTACAACAATTAACTATATTAGAAACAATACCAACTGGTTCAACAAAAAAGAAGTGAAGAGCTGAAAATTGTAATTAAAGAGGACCGCATGAAATAAGACGAATTTCGGGAGATTATGTATTTCCCGATGGCATCCAAACCTATCTAGTTTATTGGTAATAAAACCAAAAAAGTTCCTTGGCTAACCAAGGAACTTTTTATAATTTAATACAGGAATTTTTCCGATTAAGAAACAGTGATTTGCTTCACTCTTTTTAACTCTTCTTTTTTAGGGATGAGCAATTTTAAAATACCGTCTTGGTATTGGGCGTTGATCTGATCCACATCTACTTTGTCTTCTTCAATAAAGAAAGACCGCTCAAAGCTTTCATAATGAAATTCAGTACGCTTTACTTTATGACTTTCATCTTTTTCTTCCGTTTCTGTTTTTTTACTTGCGGAGATTGTCAGGTAATCTTTTTCAATGGAAATGTTAAAATCTTCCTTTTTCATACCAGGCGCAGCTACTTCTAACAAATACTCTTTGTCATTCTCTTTGATATTGACTGCCGGCCTATTTCCGTTGAAACGATTCTCGGGGCTACCCAACACAAAAGATGAAGGGACATCAAATAATTGATCCAACCAATTGTTAAAATCAGGTGCCTGTGTTTTTCTTCCGTTTGATTTTATAAGTGTCATGGCTATTGTATTTTTAGTTTTAACTTCTTTATTTACTCAACATTTTACAAAATAAATGCCAATCCAAAAAAGAATATAAAGACCTGTAAAACAGGACAATACGTCATGTTTATTTAAAAACAAAATGCCATTATGGCTGGATTGTATGAGTTCGACTGACTTTATGGCATAGCACGTACACCTAAAGCCTGATATAATTATTCGACGGATAATTCATAAAAAAAGGTAATTCAATGTGGAAGAAAGGAGCATCGGGATATATACCTTAACAAAAGGATTTTCATTTTTCCTCCATCATTTTAAAAACTTTTGTGAGGGACGAAAATTATTGGTTTTATCAAGCCGTCAACTGAATTCTAATTTTTGGATGGAATAATTGAAAATCTTTCTATTCCTTTTTTGTCTACTAAAAGCCTTATAATTCCATTATCGTTTTTATATGGGATATTTATGGTTTTATCATTATTTGATAAGGCAATGAATTTATCCTTAAGTTCATATTGAAAAATGGAATCTCCAAAGAATTTCATACCGAGCTTGGGATCTATTTTTACAATTGAATTGTCAGTTGAAAAAATAAATGTGTTATTGGAACTAGTAATAATAGGGATTATATTTCTTCGGGCGATTGAATCTTTTGCAAACTGAGGGGTCATTGTAAAATCAACAATAGCATATTCACCCTCCAACGAAAGGTCTTTGTCATAAGGATTACATGAAAATACAAGAAAGGATATTACAATAAGTAATGTTGTCTTCATTTTGATTCTCTATTAAAATTAGGTATTAATTCAGTCTAGATTAGGAGTTGTTGAATAGTGCAAGGCGCCTGTTATAATCAAACATTAAAGGTCTTTTAAAAATGCCTATTTTCACACGACTCCCTTCTACTAAATTATTAAATACTAAAATAAAGACTTAGGAATAGGAATCAAATAGAAATAAGATAATTAATCCTATTTCGAAGAAATTACCAATAAAAGTCGAAATTTCGGAGGTATTGTTCCCTTTTATTTGCAGCAATACCTTGGTAATCAGGTTATACTCATTTTTTACTAAAGGCAGATAGCTTTGGTTAAATAAGATGTTTGCCGAGTTTATTTTGTATCACAGGCATTAAAATAACTATCATTCACTAAGCGAATTCCTATTTCAATATTGGTAGAGTTAAACCGTTCTTCTTTGATATGCGGATCATAAAAATTACCAATATTTTGTAAAAGGATAAAATCTTCTGTTTCTATGGTCATTGTCTTTCCAAATTTTCTGATTGCTCCTATTTAAATTTTATTTAACTGGTAGAGAATACTTCGCCGCTTTCTTTCGACTTACTTTAGTATCCTCCATTACAAAGTAAATTTTTTGTAGGCACCGAAACAGGTTGTTCAATAAATCTTGACTATAGATTTTTGGTAATTCAGTCCTTATTCGCTGTTGGTGGGCTTTCATCAATTCCTTAATTAAGAATAAAGCTTAGCTCTACCTCCCCATTTCCCTTTTGTGAAATCAGGGAAATCTACTGGTCTGCTTTTGTCGGCTACTGATGCACCGGTAAGGGGGATAATGGCGGCACTGGTTACTGAATCGTATACATCCCAGTCCGGCTGTTTGTTTTCCTGCAGGGCCAGAATCAATCAGTGCCAATAGATGGGTTTTGGGTTATGCCACCACTTTTATGCCGACAAAGCCCAGGCTAAGGTTTTTTTTGAAGCCCCTTGCCATGGAAGGGTTGGATAGCAAACCTGCTGATAGGCCTCCAAGGGCCAAGCCAGATAGTTTTAGAAAATTTCTACGGTCTAGGTAATTCATAGTGTTTTTAATATAATAAAATTTAAAAACTAACGGAGGAGTCCGGGATACCAGTTCTCAGCATTGTACCTATAAATCTTATCTACTACGGATTTGGGGAGCTTTAAGCCTTTGAATGTGCCATCTACTTTTGGCACATTCATTTCTTCATCTCCGGTAAAAAATTGCCAATGCCTTAACCAAACCTCGTAGGCATGTGCAGCAATTTCATCGGGATCGGTCAATCCCTTGGCCTGTATATCAGATGCTCCGGCCCTTAAATCGGTTCCATAAATTAGCCTGTCTTGGTATTTGATAAAGAAGTCATGCACACCTTGCCAATTGTTAATGGCCTGATATTGAAGGTGAGAAATTCTCTCAGCCATGTCCACTGCCATATTGGGAAATTGGTCAAGTCTTTTTGCCAATTCATTGACATCATATTCTAAACTTCCCAAATGCGCTCCAACGAATCTTAAGTCAGGGTTATTGGCCAACATCTTATCTCGGGCACCAATCTGATCCTCATAAGAAGGAAAGTCGGGAAAATTGTACATATGGTACTTGGGGTTTTCACTAAAATAATCCTTGTCTCCCTGAACGGTCATTTCTTCCAGCGGCAACCAGGTATTTTTGGGTTCTCCAAGATGCCCCAATAAGGTGATGTCCTTTTCCGCTAAAAATTTTAAGATAGGCTCAAATTTCTTGTCATTGATGGTCACCAAATCCCCTTTTTCATTTTGCAATTCCATGCCCACGTTTTTCCAAACCTTTACCGCAATGGCTCCATGGGCAATGGATTTTTCTAAGTAGTCCAGGGTCTTGCTTACCCAATCGTCATCATTGAATCCATCCAGAGAAAATGTGGTGGCATAGGCGACAATATCAGGAAAATCACGCACCATTTTTAAGGAGAAATTCTCTTGTTCTTCCGGAGTTCTTTCCGGAGAAGTATATACGCTGACGGTCAAAAAGCGAAAGTTATCCTTAATGGCTTGGTTGATAAAAAGGGTATCCAATTGACTGCGAAGGTGAACATGGGTATCAAACTTTTTTATGGAGGAAAAATCTTCCATGGAATAGTAAGTGTCTGGTATTTGCTCAGCCATTTTTTCTTGATTTTGTGGAGGTTTACAGTAAGTGAAAAGTGCCAAAAGGCATAAGGAAAAGGTAAATGATTTACTTGCAATAATAATTTTTTTCATGGTTTTGGCTGTGTGGTTTTAGTTAACGTGTATTTTGGAGATGGGCACAGTTGCAAAAAGTTTGGTAGACTGATGGCACTATTCCCTCTTCTTATTTTCCTGTGGTTTAATTTAACCAAAGGAATTGTTAATATTAAAATTAATTGAATGTTTTTCTCTTTTGATGAAGATCAAGAAAGAAGAATAGGAGTATTTGATTGGATTAATTGGTTATATAGGATGGTTATTTTCAGGGATAAAAAGTCTATTTTTTTGCTGTTATCGTTAGAAATCCCCCATAGTCCATCTTTGAAAAAAGCGGGATTTTGATATTTTAAAGATTGACGATTGCGTAACGAAGTTGAAATTAAGTCTTCCTACTTCATTGTCACCAATTGAGCAATTTATCAAAGGCCGTCTCGATTAGTAGAGTAGTTCGAGATTTATTCATAAAACAATCCCGGTAACCAGAGGCTTACTTCGGGGATATAGGTGATCATTAAGAGGACAAGAATACTTACCATCAAATATGGCAAGCCGGCCACGGCTATTTTTTCAAGAGAAATACCTCCAATACTGGATGCTACAAATAAACAAACACCTACTGGTGGCGTGGTCAGCCCAATCACCAGATTAAAAACCATGATAATGGCAAACTGAACCGGATCTACACCTACATTTACCGCTACACCAAGCAAAACCGGGAATAGAATCAACAAGGCCGCAATGGTTTCCATAAAGGCCCCAACAAAAATTAACAAGAGGTTGATTAATAAGAGCAGCATAAATTTATTGCTTGTCAGCTCCAGTAAGCTATTGGCTATCAACTGTGGTAACTCTTCCACCGTCATGATCCAGGCAAAGAGATTGGCGAAGCCTACCAGCACCATCAATGCAGCAGTAGTTTTGGCTGACTGAAGCAATATGGCCGGAATCATTTTTATTTTTAATTCTTTGTAAACCCAAAGACCGATGGCTATCGCATAAATTACTGCTACAATAGATGCTTCAGTAGGTGTAAAAACGCCCCCTATGATGCCGAAAAGAATTATTACAGTCATCATTAAAGCCCAAAATGCCTGAAAAAAGCTTTTGAAAACGAAGCCGAATGTTTTCCGAGGTCTTTTGGGATATTTTCTTTTCACAGAAATAAGGTAGGTAATCAACATAAATCCTACCCCTAATAGCAAACCGGGAACAATTCCAGCGACAAATAGCTTACCAACGGAAAGCCCGGTAAGCGTGGCGGCAATGATCATGGGTAAGCTGGGAGGGATAACAGGTCCTATGGTGGATGAGGAAGCCGTCACAGCACATGAAAAAGGGACATCATAACCTTCTTTATTCATGGCGGGAATCATTACCGAACCAATGCTGGCAGTATCGGCAATGGCCGTTCCGGAGATACCACCAAATAGCATAGAAGCACCCACATTGGCCAATCCCAAGCCACCTCTGATATGGCCCAATAGCGCATTGCAAAAATTAATAATACGGCCTGTTATGCCACTGGCATTCATTAAGTTTCCTGCCAATATAAAGCCGGGAATAGATAGCAACACAAATACATCAATGCCTGCATACATTTTTTGAGGAATCACCATTAAAGGGATATCACTGAACAGCAAATAGGTAAAGGCAGAAATGCCTAAGGCAAAGGCGATTGGAAATCCGATGGCCAATAGAACCAAAAAGACAATAAATAAAAGTGCCGTCATCTGTTTTTCTGAATTAATTTCAAGGTACTGTAAAAGGCAACCGATAAACCCATAATGGCCATGGCTCCATACATAAAGGCCATATTAAGGTTCATGGAAGGAGATTTTTGTATGCTTACAATCTCCATTAAAGGAAGGCTAACCACAAACTGAGTGAACATTAGGCCGATAATGCAAACCATAATTATATTCTCTAATAGGGATTTGTATTTGGGCGATAATCTGTCTAATAAAAAATTTACACTTACATATCCATTGTCTTTTACGGCTAGGGCTGCCCCCATGCTCACCAAATAGATAAAACAAAAGCGGGCGAGCTCTTCGGTCCAATTGGGAGCCCATGGCAAAAGGTACCTGGCAATAACTTGAAGCAATACAACGGCAATCATCAATATAAAACTTAGGTTTATAAGGAAACCCAATACTTTATCTAAAGTGGGAAAGGGAGATTTTGTCATTTTACCTGTTGGATTCTGTTTAAAAGATCTGTTTGTTCTTCATCAAAGGATTGCAAAACGGCCTCTTTGGCAGCGGCTTTGAAAGCTTCATTGTCTACTTCGATAAATTCCATTCCTTTTTCAACTAAGAAATCGTAGTCTTTCTTTTCTTGGACTAAAAACAACTCATGTTCATACTCTTGCATTATCTTAGCCGACTCATCAATTACCTTTTGCAGGTCTTTGGGGAGGCTGTCGTACTTTTTGCCACTCATGACCACATAAGCCCAACTTTTCACATGTGAGGTGAGCATGCAATATTTTTGAACCTCATAAAGTCCAGCATCTTTGATCAATGCAAAGGGGTTTTCTTGTCCGTGGATCGTTGACTGTTGCAAGGCTGTAAAAACTTCCGAAAAGGCCATGGGTGTTGGTTTAGCCCCTAAAGCACTCCAAGTATCCACATACAATGATACCGGAGGTACTCTTAAAATCATCCCTTGTAGTTCGTCGGGATGACGGATAATCCGATTGGCAGTAAGGTTTCTTGCCCCCCGCTCAAACCATGCTATAGGTCTAAAACCGGCTCCATCCAAAATGTGTTGTTCAATCTCTTTTCCCAAAGGTCCACCGGCTACTTTTTTTAGATGCTCAGAATCTCGGATAGCGAAAGGGG of the Cyclobacterium marinum DSM 745 genome contains:
- a CDS encoding amidohydrolase family protein — encoded protein: MILKSFATNEHSTAIYFGRQHRHLKKDHEVNCINRRDCLGILGGSLASLALTSSSQPEKTNSDLPVVDTHLHCFAGPDNNKFPYHPNGPYRPDSAATVEDLLSCMDGAGIKYAIVVHPEPYQDDHRYLDHCLEVGGGRLKGTCLFFADQPDSLAAMPSFLKDREGSIIASRVHAYAPDRLPPFGKPELRKWWRSVADAGVAVQLHFEPRYASGFEGYIREFSDTTVIIDHLGRPFQGSPEEYARVLRWADFPNTVMKLASIPKAEQYPHQDIRPIIRQLTSAWGAERMIYGGGFNTDATPDSYRRYRQDLVGHLSHLSSLEQAAILGGNAAQLFGWS
- a CDS encoding Hsp20/alpha crystallin family protein → MTLIKSNGRKTQAPDFNNWLDQLFDVPSSFVLGSPENRFNGNRPAVNIKENDKEYLLEVAAPGMKKEDFNISIEKDYLTISASKKTETEEKDESHKVKRTEFHYESFERSFFIEEDKVDVDQINAQYQDGILKLLIPKKEELKRVKQITVS
- a CDS encoding twin-arginine translocation signal domain-containing protein — its product is MNYLDRRNFLKLSGLALGGLSAGLLSNPSMARGFKKNLSLGFVGIKVVA
- a CDS encoding amidohydrolase family protein, whose protein sequence is MKKIIIASKSFTFSLCLLALFTYCKPPQNQEKMAEQIPDTYYSMEDFSSIKKFDTHVHLRSQLDTLFINQAIKDNFRFLTVSVYTSPERTPEEQENFSLKMVRDFPDIVAYATTFSLDGFNDDDWVSKTLDYLEKSIAHGAIAVKVWKNVGMELQNEKGDLVTINDKKFEPILKFLAEKDITLLGHLGEPKNTWLPLEEMTVQGDKDYFSENPKYHMYNFPDFPSYEDQIGARDKMLANNPDLRFVGAHLGSLEYDVNELAKRLDQFPNMAVDMAERISHLQYQAINNWQGVHDFFIKYQDRLIYGTDLRAGASDIQAKGLTDPDEIAAHAYEVWLRHWQFFTGDEEMNVPKVDGTFKGLKLPKSVVDKIYRYNAENWYPGLLR
- a CDS encoding TRAP transporter large permease; the encoded protein is MTALLFIVFLVLLAIGFPIAFALGISAFTYLLFSDIPLMVIPQKMYAGIDVFVLLSIPGFILAGNLMNASGITGRIINFCNALLGHIRGGLGLANVGASMLFGGISGTAIADTASIGSVMIPAMNKEGYDVPFSCAVTASSSTIGPVIPPSLPMIIAATLTGLSVGKLFVAGIVPGLLLGVGFMLITYLISVKRKYPKRPRKTFGFVFKSFFQAFWALMMTVIILFGIIGGVFTPTEASIVAVIYAIAIGLWVYKELKIKMIPAILLQSAKTTAALMVLVGFANLFAWIMTVEELPQLIANSLLELTSNKFMLLLLINLLLIFVGAFMETIAALLILFPVLLGVAVNVGVDPVQFAIIMVFNLVIGLTTPPVGVCLFVASSIGGISLEKIAVAGLPYLMVSILVLLMITYIPEVSLWLPGLFYE
- a CDS encoding TRAP transporter small permease, coding for MTKSPFPTLDKVLGFLINLSFILMIAVVLLQVIARYLLPWAPNWTEELARFCFIYLVSMGAALAVKDNGYVSVNFLLDRLSPKYKSLLENIIMVCIIGLMFTQFVVSLPLMEIVSIQKSPSMNLNMAFMYGAMAIMGLSVAFYSTLKLIQKNR
- a CDS encoding TRAP transporter substrate-binding protein → MLTINPRRLTLLFLLLIQLWSCSTSSENKPEYVLRFGHLANNRHGWHLASLKFAEEVKKRSNGRIEVKVYPNEQLGKEMDVLTGLLVGSADIMITGESLQSWSLPKAILCATPFAIRDSEHLKKVAGGPLGKEIEQHILDGAGFRPIAWFERGARNLTANRIIRHPDELQGMILRVPPVSLYVDTWSALGAKPTPMAFSEVFTALQQSTIHGQENPFALIKDAGLYEVQKYCMLTSHVKSWAYVVMSGKKYDSLPKDLQKVIDESAKIMQEYEHELFLVQEKKDYDFLVEKGMEFIEVDNEAFKAAAKEAVLQSFDEEQTDLLNRIQQVK